A stretch of the Aegilops tauschii subsp. strangulata cultivar AL8/78 chromosome 4, Aet v6.0, whole genome shotgun sequence genome encodes the following:
- the LOC141021542 gene encoding uncharacterized protein has translation MSSHQTSSDQVLSMVVEQAIYPITVEVMYSLFGPFGVEQLVVYPPTISEDGQPCVAADVRFCSAHAAAHALAYWDGRCIYFRCCRLQMWNATPDVLPAPTSPPTRTATPDAFMAGDTAASAHSTVLDPSVNIPTAASTSTLPHVQDTPPKSSLDSKGRVLVTSTTEYTLVAANPEVVTELAVLPGDLSSTTKAQEIPRVAHDAAPVCIAMVPVTCSTECSTQVDTIDSVDEVHDTTASIFPTPTVDIQHALDTTVHVAKGLGPSNGDDEFVRTIGTPPVASPTMLMSLLPAASPAPITDSAHRAINGDSIPRVPLDMEEVLLLTQAPCMVSVVTSMQLLVNRDLDDSLPTKCSHVCLSDTPMSSLSMMVSPRIRHETLVLRPMPWPSLLKDSTEG, from the coding sequence ATGTCTAGCCACCAAACGTCCTCAGATCAAGTTCTCAGCATGGTGGTGGAGCAAGCAATTTACCCAATCACCGTTGAGGTGATGTATTCCCTCTTCGGTCCCTTCGGTGTTGAGCAGTTGGTGGTGTATCCCCCAACAATATCAGAGGATGGACAGCCATGTGTGGCGGCGGATGTGCGGTTTTGTTCGGCGCACGCGGCGGCGCACGCGTTGGCATACTGGGACGGCCGCTGCATCTACTTCCGGTGCTGTCGACTGCAGATGTGGAATGCTACGCCTGACGTGTTGCCGGCGCCAACCTCACCGCCAACGCGCACGGCAACGCCGGATGCGTTCATGGCGGGCGATACTGCTGCCTCGGCACACTCCACCGTCTTGGACCCCTCCGTCAACATCCCTACGGCGGCCAGCACCAGCACGCTGCCTCACGTCCAGGATACACCCCCCAAGTCTTCCCTCGATAGCAAAGGCCGCGTCCTCGTCACAAGCACGACCGAGTACACATTGGTGGCGGCAAATCCAGAAGTCGTCACCGAGCTCGCCGTCCTCCCCGGCGACCTCTCCTCCACCACCAAGGCCCAGGAGATCCCCAGGGTCGCCCATGATGCAGCCCCGGTGTGCATCGCGATGGTGCCCGTCACCTGTTCGACGGAGTGCTCGACCCAGGTCGACACCATCGACAGCGTCGACGAGGTCCATGACACCACTGCTTCCATCTTCCCCACGCCCACAGTCGACATCCAGCATGCCCTTGACACCACCGTTCACGTCGCCAAGGGTTTGGGACCATCCAATGGTGACGACGAGTTCGTCCGCACCATCGGCACTCCGCCGGTCGCGTCGCCAACAATGCTGATGTCGCTGCTTCCAGCAGCCTCCCCGGCGCCTATCACCGACTCTGCTCATCGTGCCATTAACGGTGACTCTATCCCGCGGGTGCCCCTGGACATGGAGGAAGTGCTTCTGCTCACTCAAGCCCCTTGCATGGTTTCAGTCGTCACTTCTATGCAGCTGCTCGTGAACCGTGACTTGGACGACTCCCTGCCAACAAAGTGTTCACATGTCTGCCTCAGTGACACACCTATGTCCTCATTAAGCATGATGGTGTCTCCGCGCATCAGGCACGAGACGCTAGTGCTACGGCCGATGCCGTGGCCATCGCTTTTGAAGGATTCCACAGAGGGATAG
- the LOC109763010 gene encoding uncharacterized protein — MEITTRSVQSSTSKSKSKAMAKIVEEEEQEEEEDEDPGLSCGCFFCAIKQPDARLRRASVAAFFRELPYSEHDDGGAVVAVWRAAMDAPDDPELPSLGAIRCMSLLLARTLADAAWCRRGQNACVPYYAAHVVGSYTIRSSAHAELAVAAGAVRPLLALLGGAMTWVEQRAAARALGHLASYDATFPAVARCADEAVPLAVHAASTCIGDVYANYVALAPSKRPKYQRDLLTRGLVGAGVDAAEDRKAEEWASQLQCWSLYFLSCLASRDPSSHATICQDHGFLSELCRMWGGLANGDSPAGVGLLRLLCRSAVGRGAIAACPDALSGLCDLAQSSDDWQYMAIDCLLLLLDDHDTWHAVADATAPCLVDLAELRRLGPRRRLGDAITSALLLNDDDDGHVRGRALGAEAKESVASLREVKIERKEREEAMSRDELLERKLVAKEKKRQGNDMFWHGEVARAIELYTEALEVCPLSARRERLVLHSNRAQCRLARREADAAASDATRALSLARPANAHARSLWRRAQAYDMKGGMARESLLDCLAFAGAWIDGRKHGRQQPAARGANQQKLPYCVARMIGKQMGVTGLFAGVSAGGGKARRDDRIGSDDRMPRCSDGDDDGDDEEDDDGDACDHDGSEEEFYDTELRFCRSVSGLPIMAEETWRSRLAPRKKKMSSVNCLVIS, encoded by the exons ATGGAGATAACCACCAGAAGCGTGCAATCCAGCACCAGCAAGAGCAAGTCCAAAGCCATGGCCAAGAtcgtggaggaggaggagcaggaggaggaggaggacgaagaccCCGGCCTAAGCTGTGGCTGCTTCTTCTGCGCCATCAAGCAGCCGGACGCGCGGCTCCGCCGCGCCAGCGTCGCCGCGTTCTTCCGGGAGCTGCCTTACAGTGAGCACGACGACGGCGGGGCGGTCGTCGCCGTGTGGCGCGCGGCCATGGACGCGCCCGACGACCCGGAGCTCCCGTCGCTCGGCGCCATCCGGTGCATGTCCCTCCTCCTCGCCCGCACGCTCGCCGACGCGGCGTGGTGCCGCCGCGGCCAGAACGCGTGCGTGCCGTACTACGCCGCACACGTCGTCGGCTCCTACACCATCCGCTCCTCCGCGCACGCCGAGCTGGCCGTGGCCGCCGGCGCCGTGCGCCCCTTGCTGGCCCTCCTCGGCGGCGCCATGACGTGGGTCGAGCAGCGCGCCGCCGCGCGCGCTCTGGGCCACCTCGCTAGCTACGACGCCACGTTCCCCGCCGTCGCTCGGTGTGCCGACGAGGCGGTGCCTCTCGCCGTGCACGCCGCGTCCACGTGCATCGGCGACGTGTACGCGAACTACGTCGCGCTGGCTCCGAGCAAGCGTCCTAAGTACCAGCGCGACCTCTTGACGCGCGGGCTCGTCGGTGCCGGCGTCGACGCAGCCGAGGACCGGAAGGCCGAGGAATGGGCGAGCCAGCTCCAGTGCTGGTCGCTCTACTTCCTGAGCTGCCTCGCCTCTAGAGACCCGTCATCTCATGCCACGATCTGCCAGGACCACGGTTTCTTGAGCGAGCTGTGCCGGATGTGGGGCGGGTTGGCCAACGGCGACTCGCCCGCCGGCGTCGGGCTGCTTCGCCTTCTCTGCCGAAGTGCCGTCGGCCGCGGCGCCATCGCGGCGTGCCCCGACGCGCTCTCCGGCCTCTGCGACCTCGCGCAGTCGTCCGACGACTGGCAGTACATGGCCATCGactgcctgctcctcctcctcgacGACCACGACACATGGCACGCCGTTGCCGACGCTACAGCGCCGTGCCTCGTCGACCTGGCCGAGCTCCGGCGTCTTGGTCCAAGGCGACGGCTCGGGGATGCCATAACAAGCGCGCTGCTTCTTAACGATGACGACGACGGCCATGTACGTGGCCGTGCGCTAGGCGCGGAAGCAAAGGAATCAGTTGCTAGCTTGCGCGAGGTAAAGATCGAGAGGAAGGAGAGGGAAGAAGCAATGTCTCGGGACGAGCTGCTCGAGAGAAAGCTTGTGGCCAAGGAGAAGAAGAGACAAGGCAACGACATGTTCTGGCACGGCGAGGTGGCCAGGGCCATCGAGCTGTACACGGAGGCGCTGGAGGTGTGCCCGCTGAGCGCGAGGCGGGAGCGGCTAGTGCTGCACAGCAACCGCGCGCAGTGCCGGCTCGCGCGACGAGAGGCCGACGCGGCGGCGAGCGACGCGACGCGCGCGCTCTCGCTGGCGCGGCCGGCGAACGCGCACGCCAGGAGCCTGTGGCGCCGGGCGCAGGCGTATGATATGAAGGGCGGCATGGCCAGGGAGAGCCTCCTGGACTGCCTGGCCTTCGCCGGCGCGTGGATCGACGGCCGGAAGCACGGGAGGCAGCAGCCGGCAGCGCGCGGCGCGAACCAGCAGAAGCTACCGTACTGCGTCGCGCGGATGATCGGTAAGCAGATGGGCGTGACGGGGCTCTTCGCCGGCGTGTCGGCAGGTGGTGGCAAGGCAAGAAGGGATGATCGCATAGGAAGCGATGATCGCATGCCACGATGCAGCGACGGCGACGATGATGGCGACGACGAGGAAGATGACGATGGCGACGCTTGTGATCATGATGGAAGCGAGGAGGAATTCTACGACACTGAACTGAGGTTTTGTAGATCAG TTAGCGGTTTGCCGATCATGGCAGAAGAGACTTGGAGGAGCAGATTGGccccaaggaagaagaagatgtcAAGTGTAAACTGCCTTGTTATCTCATGA